ATTACGAAATTCCCCTGAAACACCATTTCATCAGCGACATAAGTAAACACTTCCACCTTGGCCTTCCCCTTCTGGCCGGCAATGGACCTAACGTAGGCTTTGGCAATGCATTTCTCGCCGAGACGAACCTGTCTCAAAAACCGTATATCCGCTGAAGACGTCAATGCGATTTCTTCATTGATTACGGCGATGGCAAGTGAATTGGCTTGAGCGAACACATAATGCCCACGGGCAATCCGCGTTTTGCTGAATACATGTTCCTCACGGATTTCAAATATCGATATCCCGCTCTTGTCCAACTGCAAGTCAACGACATCCCCGATTACCTCTTCGAGCGACAAGGAACGAACCTGGTCATAGGAATGCTCCGCCATCTGCTTCATTCGCTCACGAAGCTCCGGGATGCCAAGTTCCATACGGTCAAGGCGTATCGTCTGAATGCTCACTTTAAGCTGGCGAGTCAACTCGCGGTCTGTAACAAAGGGATTCTCGTCGATCAGCTGAATCAGCCGCTGGTGACGGTCTTTCTTGGATAAACGATCGATGACGAAACAACTCCTTCTGCCGCTATGAAAGCCGCCATTCTTCAAACATATATATGTAAATTAGTCGCAAATATTAGAACCTGGTACTAATGTTAAGTATAAATCATGTCACGTCAAAAAGAAAGGGGGGCTTCAGACAAAAAAAATAGCACCTCACCAAAGATGAAGTACTACTTATTTAAAAACTATTGTTTGATGATCTCTCTTGCCTTATACGTTCCGCATACTTTACATACGCGATGAGCAAGCTTCAATTCTCCACATTGCTCGCATTTCACCATGCCTGGCACAGCCAGCTTAAAATGAGTACGACGCTTGTCACGACGTGTTTTGGACGTTCTACGTTGAGGTACTGCCATGTTCCCACCTCCTTATCAGTTCAACCCGCTGAACGGGTGCCATATCCATCATCATTTAAAGAAGTCCTTCAGACCGGCTAGCCTAGGATCGATCACTTCCGTATCGCAGTCGCACGTGCCTTCATTCAGGTCCTTGCCGCAATTCGGGCAGAGCCCCTTGCAGTCGGCTTTACATACCGGAGCTAGCGGCAGGTGGAGCAAAAATGCTTCTTCTACATAGGGAGTGAGATCCACACTCTCACCTTGCACGTATGTAGTGTCATCATTCTCATCCTGAATGGATTCAGGATCTTCCACCGGCTGGAATACTTCATGAAAAGGGATGAGCACATGTTCGCTGATCGGCTTCAGGCAGCGGGAGCAATTCATCTCCAGCTCGCCTTGCAATCGTCCACGAACATCCACCGTACCAGAAACCGATGGGATTGCTGTCAAATCCACGTCTAATGGCTGAACAGCAATGATATCCTTGCGGTCCTTAACGGCATTGCTTACATCCACGGTTTGATGGAACTGTAACGGTTGATCGCTGGTTGTCAATTTACGAAATTGAATTAGCATATCCATCACTCCAAACAAACAAAGATTATTATACCGATTCCCAAAGAGTTTTGTCAACAGGATAACCCTAACAACCTCTTTATTGTTACCCGATATTTCTCTTCATACTACCAGAATTACAACTCTCCCGGGGGATGCGCTTATTGTTGCAGGATCGTCATGTAATTATGTTATATTCTAATCAAGGAGTTGAAACGAATGAAGACGGTTGGCATTGTCGTTGAATATAATCCCTTACATAACGGTCATGTATTGCATTATCGCAAATCCAAAGAAGTCACGGGGGCAGATGCCGTCGTTGCAGTGATGAGCGGTCCGTTTCTCCAGCGCGGCGAGCCTGCCATCGCAAGCAAGCGTGCACGGGCGGAAATGGCCCTTGCCATGGGAGTTGACCTGTGTCTCGAGCTGCCGGTAACCTATGCCGTGCAGCCTGCGGAATGGTTCGCGTACGGTGCGGTTGCCATTCTGGAGGCTACGGGCGTAGTGGATTGCCTTTCCTTCGGATCCGAAAGCGGTACGCTGGAGCAGATTCTGCCGTTGTCCCGTTCGCTCGCCAACGAATCCGGCGAGCTTCGATCCGAAATCGAAAAGCGCCTCCGGGAAGGTATGAACTTCCCATCCGCTTACGGCGCTGCCGCTGCTGCCCTATTCGGTGAGTCCGAACCGGCGATTGCCCACTTGCAAGAGCTGCTCACGCAGCCGAACAATTCCTTGGGCCTGCACTATCTAATCGCTCTAGAGCGCCTGGGAAGCCGCATTACACCCTACACCATACCAAGGGAAAACGCACAGTACCATGATCCCTTGCCGGGAGCGTCGTCCATTGCCAGCGCAACCGCCATCCGCAACATCATACTTTCACAGGGACTGGAAGCCGCCAGACCCTATATGCCGGAATTCACGCACAGCATCATGGAGCGGGAAATCAAGAGCGGACGAGCTCCCGTCCATTGGGAGCAGTTTCGCCAGCCGCTGTTTCAAACCCTGCTCACGCATACGCCCGCGCAGCTTGAAGGCCTTCTCGAAGTGACCGAAGGCTTGGAGCACCGTGTTCAGCGCTCGCTATTTCAGCTGGAGCAGCCGACGGTTGACGCCCTCCTGGAAGCGTTGAAGACCAAGCGCTATACGCGAACCAAGCTTCAGCGCATGCTGCTGCACATCATGCTGAATCATGACAAGTCATCGATGAATCGCGAAGAGCTGGCGAAAGGTCCGGGATATATCCGGGTCCTCGGCTTCAGCGAGACAGGGCGTTCTCTGCTGAAACGTATGAAACACAGCGCCTCACTCCCCGTCATTCACAAGCCGGCCAAGCTGGAGCATCCTCAGCTGGAGAGGGACCTGATGGCAGCCGCCGTTTATGCCAACGGGCAACCTATGCCTGATATGCGCCACTACTACGGCGATTACCTGCTGCCGCCGCTCACCCCTTAGGCGGCAGCTCCTCCAGATACTCCACTGCGTCTTGCAGGTCCTCGACCGGGATCAGCTTCATGTCCGTTTTGATCCGGTCCGCACGCTTCTTGGCTTCATCATAATTTTTTTGCGGCACAAAAAAGATATCCGCTTCCTTCCGATCAGCAGCCACGATCTTGTGCTTCACGCCGCCAATGGGGCCTACGGCGCCTGATTTATCAATAGTACCCGTTCCGGCGACCCGGTAACCTTTGCTCAAATCACCATCGGTGAGCTGGTTATATATTTCAAGAGTAAAGATCAGTCCGGCTGACGGCCCACCGATATTGGTATCCGCAAAATGAATGGTGTGATCGGGATCGGCCGGTTCCACGCTTTGCATCGTGGCAATCATGACGCCTAATCCCGGACGCTCCGCTCCTGTCTTCTCATCCTTAATGCTCACAAGCTGAACCTGTTCCTTAACGGTTTTCCCTTTGCGTTCAAGCTCCACGGATACCACTTCCCCGATGCTTTTCCCGCCTAACAGGCTGGCAATTTTCTCATTATCCTCTGCCGGCTGCCCATCGATCTTGATCAATTTATCGCCAGGCCGGAAATGCTCGGCATTAACAGAATTCTCGGAAATCGACATCACGAATACATAAGCAGGCTCGATGCTGTAGTCAATTCCTGCTTCCTGATAGGCGGCTTCCATTGCAGACGACTGGGAAGAGTTCATGTAATACACTTGTGTGGCTGCATACTCATCCTTGCTCTGATCGCCCATTTTCTCAGCTTTTTTCACAACCTCCGCATTCGGGTTAAACGCAGACATCATCAACAACGCCATATTGGCATAGCTTGCCGACACGGTTGTCATCATAAAAGTGCCCTCTTCCGCCGGATCGCCCTTCTCGACATTGATCATGGGACGAACCTCTTCGGCACTCCCCGGCTGGTATACGAGATAAGGGGTCGGCATATAAACGACAACGTACAGCATGACCCCGACCATTAACAAATACAGCGCAATTTTTAAGCCATTCGGTTTTACAGACTTCTTCATGTGGTTCCCTTCCCTCCGCCTTATATATCCAGCCTTCCACCAAGTTTGGTCTGACGGTTGTCTCCTTTGCATAAAGTTGTACTAGCCATGTTTACGCTGAAAGGAGATTCCTTATGAATAAAGACAACGCCGTCAAGTCATCAAACGGGCTGTGGAACACCATCCTGCTGGGTGCCGCCGCTTTCCTGCTTGTACTGGCTGTCGTCAGCGCGCCCGAACCTGCCTTCCAAGCCACCCTGCAAGCACTTAAGCTATGGTGGAATATCGTATTTCCCGCTTTGCTGCCTTTTCTCGTACTGGTGGAAATACTCATCGCCTATGGCTGGGCCCATGGAGTTGGCGTACTGCTGGACCCTTTGATGAAAAAAATATTCAAACTTCCCGGTGCTGGCGGCTGGGTTCTTATAACAGGAATGACGGCCGGGTTCCCGGCAGGAGCGCAGGCCGCCTCCCGAATATATACACAAGGCGAGCTTCGCGCCATGGATGCCGGAAGGCTCGCCGCTATATCCCATTTCTGTAATCCAATGACCATTCTCGTTGTCATCGGAACCGGCCTCCTTCATAAACCGGAGGCTGGGTATCTGCTGCTGATCGTTCATTGGATTTCCGGACTGCTAGCCGCTTGGATATTCGCACTCTTCCATAAACCGGTTTCATCAGAAGACACACGACGATTTAATTCAACTCTACACACGGTACGGACAAGGGAAAACGCCCAACGCCCCCTTCTTAAAAGGGCAGCGACTGCGGCGCTGGAGGCCCATCAACGGGATGGGCGGAGCTTTGGCAAATTACTGGGCGATTCCGTTACCCGTTCAGTTCAAACTTTAATGATGACAGGCGGCTTTATCTTGTTCTTCGCCGTCCTGACCAGAGTATTGACCGGTCACCTGCTGCCGCAGCTTCCACCCTATCTTGTATCCGGAATATTGGAGGCCCATCTGGCAGCCCAGTCCATCAGCTCCTCGGCATTCCAAGCTGGAATTTTACAGCTGGCCATACTGTCCGCCGCACTTGCGTGGAGCGGAATCAGCGCTCAGCTGCAAAGCCTGTCGCTCATGCGGGAAACCGGTCTCTCTTGGCGTTACTTTATGATGAAGCGAGCCCTGCATTCCATGCTCGCCTTTGCGATTACACTGGCAATGTGGAAGCCGGTCAGCGCCCTTTCAGCAGGCATCGTACCGGCTTTCCGAACAGAACCGCTGGATCACGCCAATACGGATCAGCACTTCAACTTTTGGAGCGGATTGCCTTCATTCTTGCAGGTTCAAGGCGCGATCTGCTTATTATTGATAGCGACATTCTGGCTGTGTTCCCGTCTTATTGACCGTTATCGCCGCTAAATTTACGGCGCATCGCGGCATGGACCTCGGGGCTAACCAGATCCGTGGTGTCTCCATTAAAATGAGCGATTTCCTTAACAAGACTTGAGCTAAGGAACGAATATTTCGGGTGCGTCATCATGAAAATCGTCTCGGCATCCGGATTCAGCTTGTGATTGGTGGATGCCAGCTGAAGTTCATATTCAAAGTCGGTCACCGTGCGGATCCCCCGTACGATGACCTGGGCATTCTTCTGACGGATATAATTCGCCAGAAGGTCACGAAAGCTGTCGATTTCCACATTCGGAAGATGTGCGGTTTCCTGTTTTAAGAGATCCTTGCGCTCTTCAATCGTGAACAGCGGGTTCTTGCTTAAGTTATTCAACACGGCCACAATCAGCAGATCAAACTGCTTGGAAGCGCGTGTAATGATATCCATATGTCCCATGGTGACCGGATCAAAGCTTCCCGGATATACGGCAACTCGGTATGTACTAGTATTCTCATTTGTCATCTTGTAATTCCTCCTCATCAAGCTCTGGCGCTTGATCTTGCGCTGTGTCGTAACGATATATCGATATGGCGGTTTCTCCGTATTTCGCCGTCCGGAAACAACAAAAATCACCAAACTTCTCAGGATAATTGTAACTTGATTCGTATTCCAATACCACCACAGCTGAATCCTGCAGCAAACCTCGCTCTGCCATATCCAGCATCAGCTCGTCACCATTCTTAAACCTGTATGGCGGGTCCAAAAAGACCAGATCGAACTTGTAGCCGCGCTTTTCAAGCGCTTTAAGCGCTCGTCCCGCATCGTTGCGGTACACCTCAGCGCTATCTTCAAGTCTGGCCGCCTTCAAATTATCCTTGATCGTACTGATGCTCTTCGGTTCAACATCAATAAAAACAGCACGATCCATCCCCCTGCTTAAAGCCTCAATGCCAAGGCCTCCCGTGCCTGCGAACAGGTCTAGCAGGGCGCCCCCCTCAAAGTAAGGGCCGATCATACTGAATATGGATTCTTTCACTTTATCCGTCGTCGGACGGGTGCTTGTACCAGGCACACTTTTGAGCGGCCGGCCCTTTGCACTTCCGGATACTACTCTCACTGCTTCATTCACCCGTTTCATTATCTATAAATTAATTGCCAAGACAACGCCATTGACAGTGATTATCGTAACACAATCATCCCATATATGAAAAACGAAACATAATGACTCGCCATTTTTTTTCAAAGCCATGTATATTTCTACCACAGCCGGGCATCCTTGAAATATCGACATCAATGAATGTCGTAGACAACCGCGGAGAAGACTTACGTTTCCCCATAAGCTCTTCGTCCGGTTTCTCCTCTCCCATGAGGGAATCTCTTCGGAGGTTCCCGAACTAAATCCCTGTAACGGCAATGTCTATTACAGGGATTTAGTTCTTTTTTTATGTTGAGCCGCTAAACGAGATGAGCGGCTTTTTGTCATATCAATTGCTGCTTCTAGTCAGACGATGCATTTACCTGTGTAAAAATGCATAACCATTCCCTCTCAGCAAACGTTCTAACAATAAAGGGCATGATGGGGGGAACAAGTGATGAACTTGTTTTTATATGCAGGATTGGCTTGCCTGGCGATTGCTGGGCTTCTATCCGGAGCGTTTATTACTACGGATTACCATCAAAGAGACTACTTCTTTACTGAACCCAAGGACAACCGCGCATCCAGGGAGAAAGTATCCATCTGGTTCTTACTAGCCGGTTTCGTATTTCTTGCGGTCGCCGGCATTGTGTATTTGTTCCGCTAGGGTTGACACTGTGAACATTTGCTCGCGACCCGGCGCACGAATAGTGGGACAAAGACACCCATTTCAAGGGGAGGAACTGATTCATGAATCGTTTCATTAGCCATGAAGATACAGAAATAGAACGAACGAGAATGAAATATGCCTGGATCGCTTTAATCTCTTTTCTTACGTTCAGGAAATTCGCCATAATCGAAACAGTGAAGAATGATTTATACGCGGCTTTATTGCTGTTGAGAGGAACTGATATTACATAATCAAGTTTCTGCCACCAATGATCCCCACCGTAATCTCTCAACTAAAACACCGTTAAGGTCAAGGCAATTCAACAAACAATCACGAGCTTAACCGACAAAACGTCCCCAGATATCTATCGGAGGGCGTTTTTTTGCTCCCTTTTTTATCCATAGCACCACGCGACAATTGCAGGAATAGCGTAAATTTTGTCGAATCAATTAAGCTGTTTGAAAAATATTCCTAATTGTATAGTAAAGAGAGGTCATGTAAGTGAGAAGAACGTTGTATGTTCTCGTATTATTTACCATGCTGGCGGGACTTGGTTTTGCAGGCACGACGCACGGGATCGCTTCTGCCGAAGAGTCCAGGCTCCAGATCAGCGACATTGCGGGAAGGAACACCTACCTGATGAGCGATGGCTCCATGTGGTCCCTGATCGACGGACGACATGCCATACGGACGCCGGGTAAAGTTGCAGCCATCAGCGGTTATGAATACGGAGGCATCGGCATGACGCAGGATGGGCGATTAGTGGAATGGGATATCGGCAAGGGACCCGAGGTCGTTCCGGGAACAAGCGGAGTGAAGCAGATAGCGGGTTCCTACTGGCTGAAGTCGGACGGCACCGTATGGGGCGGCTCGGAAAAAGCAAAAAACCTCAGCGGCATTTTGCTTATCGCCAATGCGGATCAAGAATTTGCCGCCTTGTCCTCAAACGGGGAGCTGCTATTAGAGGATAACTACAAAAAGGGACAATTCAAGAAGCTCGGTATCGTGGAAAACCCGGTCGGGGTCAAATCCATGACGGTTCACAGCGGGCGTGTTGCCCTATTGCGTGACAACGGTGACGTGGTGGTATACGAAACGTCCAACTTTGATGATAACGGGCGCATCATCCCGGTTACCGTCGCCCAGAACGCAGCTCATATCGTTTATGCATCCAATGAGCCGACGGATCTTCTGATTGTGACGCTCCAAGACGGAACCGT
This Paenibacillus sp. JZ16 DNA region includes the following protein-coding sequences:
- a CDS encoding nucleoside recognition domain-containing protein, with amino-acid sequence MNKDNAVKSSNGLWNTILLGAAAFLLVLAVVSAPEPAFQATLQALKLWWNIVFPALLPFLVLVEILIAYGWAHGVGVLLDPLMKKIFKLPGAGGWVLITGMTAGFPAGAQAASRIYTQGELRAMDAGRLAAISHFCNPMTILVVIGTGLLHKPEAGYLLLIVHWISGLLAAWIFALFHKPVSSEDTRRFNSTLHTVRTRENAQRPLLKRAATAALEAHQRDGRSFGKLLGDSVTRSVQTLMMTGGFILFFAVLTRVLTGHLLPQLPPYLVSGILEAHLAAQSISSSAFQAGILQLAILSAALAWSGISAQLQSLSLMRETGLSWRYFMMKRALHSMLAFAITLAMWKPVSALSAGIVPAFRTEPLDHANTDQHFNFWSGLPSFLQVQGAICLLLIATFWLCSRLIDRYRR
- a CDS encoding DUF5316 family protein, producing the protein MNLFLYAGLACLAIAGLLSGAFITTDYHQRDYFFTEPKDNRASREKVSIWFLLAGFVFLAVAGIVYLFR
- a CDS encoding SepM family pheromone-processing serine protease, producing the protein MKKSVKPNGLKIALYLLMVGVMLYVVVYMPTPYLVYQPGSAEEVRPMINVEKGDPAEEGTFMMTTVSASYANMALLMMSAFNPNAEVVKKAEKMGDQSKDEYAATQVYYMNSSQSSAMEAAYQEAGIDYSIEPAYVFVMSISENSVNAEHFRPGDKLIKIDGQPAEDNEKIASLLGGKSIGEVVSVELERKGKTVKEQVQLVSIKDEKTGAERPGLGVMIATMQSVEPADPDHTIHFADTNIGGPSAGLIFTLEIYNQLTDGDLSKGYRVAGTGTIDKSGAVGPIGGVKHKIVAADRKEADIFFVPQKNYDEAKKRADRIKTDMKLIPVEDLQDAVEYLEELPPKG
- a CDS encoding nucleotidyltransferase, producing the protein MKTVGIVVEYNPLHNGHVLHYRKSKEVTGADAVVAVMSGPFLQRGEPAIASKRARAEMALAMGVDLCLELPVTYAVQPAEWFAYGAVAILEATGVVDCLSFGSESGTLEQILPLSRSLANESGELRSEIEKRLREGMNFPSAYGAAAAALFGESEPAIAHLQELLTQPNNSLGLHYLIALERLGSRITPYTIPRENAQYHDPLPGASSIASATAIRNIILSQGLEAARPYMPEFTHSIMEREIKSGRAPVHWEQFRQPLFQTLLTHTPAQLEGLLEVTEGLEHRVQRSLFQLEQPTVDALLEALKTKRYTRTKLQRMLLHIMLNHDKSSMNREELAKGPGYIRVLGFSETGRSLLKRMKHSASLPVIHKPAKLEHPQLERDLMAAAVYANGQPMPDMRHYYGDYLLPPLTP
- the fapR gene encoding transcription factor FapR, which translates into the protein MKNGGFHSGRRSCFVIDRLSKKDRHQRLIQLIDENPFVTDRELTRQLKVSIQTIRLDRMELGIPELRERMKQMAEHSYDQVRSLSLEEVIGDVVDLQLDKSGISIFEIREEHVFSKTRIARGHYVFAQANSLAIAVINEEIALTSSADIRFLRQVRLGEKCIAKAYVRSIAGQKGKAKVEVFTYVADEMVFQGNFVIYRSAGE
- the rpmF gene encoding 50S ribosomal protein L32, whose protein sequence is MAVPQRRTSKTRRDKRRTHFKLAVPGMVKCEQCGELKLAHRVCKVCGTYKAREIIKQ
- the rsmD gene encoding 16S rRNA (guanine(966)-N(2))-methyltransferase RsmD, giving the protein MRVVSGSAKGRPLKSVPGTSTRPTTDKVKESIFSMIGPYFEGGALLDLFAGTGGLGIEALSRGMDRAVFIDVEPKSISTIKDNLKAARLEDSAEVYRNDAGRALKALEKRGYKFDLVFLDPPYRFKNGDELMLDMAERGLLQDSAVVVLEYESSYNYPEKFGDFCCFRTAKYGETAISIYRYDTAQDQAPELDEEELQDDK
- the coaD gene encoding pantetheine-phosphate adenylyltransferase translates to MTNENTSTYRVAVYPGSFDPVTMGHMDIITRASKQFDLLIVAVLNNLSKNPLFTIEERKDLLKQETAHLPNVEIDSFRDLLANYIRQKNAQVIVRGIRTVTDFEYELQLASTNHKLNPDAETIFMMTHPKYSFLSSSLVKEIAHFNGDTTDLVSPEVHAAMRRKFSGDNGQ
- a CDS encoding YceD family protein is translated as MLIQFRKLTTSDQPLQFHQTVDVSNAVKDRKDIIAVQPLDVDLTAIPSVSGTVDVRGRLQGELEMNCSRCLKPISEHVLIPFHEVFQPVEDPESIQDENDDTTYVQGESVDLTPYVEEAFLLHLPLAPVCKADCKGLCPNCGKDLNEGTCDCDTEVIDPRLAGLKDFFK